One genomic segment of Mytilus trossulus isolate FHL-02 chromosome 4, PNRI_Mtr1.1.1.hap1, whole genome shotgun sequence includes these proteins:
- the LOC134713747 gene encoding glycoprotein 3-alpha-L-fucosyltransferase A-like, whose translation MSNKAMNYQIWSIIIMVSSLCAVWITLRPSMNVINKPISNSEQTRQHQFTILYYGAPSYHTKNKKNTDFFNGCEFQNCKIVFDRSVLNTSDIVLFEQTMLKDKMPKKRNKQTWVYETYETPYHTQTVDKHFQFDWTMSYRHDSDAFSPYGIIKLRSSTTEQNYTSIYSRKTHNVAWIVSNCHTVSKREAYVRQLSKYIDVDIYGRCGNFSIAGTPYESRKRLSEKYKFVLSFENSLCKDYMTEKIFSVYVADVNIIPIVRGAPNVGDYLPVNTYISTSDFTSPMKLARFLKKVGNSETSYISYLKEKDKYYTYSNPNDETGMCNLCRLINRGYQRRYTLNIHQWLWEGQCISPSDV comes from the exons ATGTCGAATAAAGCTATGA ATTACCAAATTTGGTCAATTATCATTATGGTGTCAAGCTTATGTGCAGTATGGATTACACTTAGGCCTAGCATGAACGTTATCAACAAACCCATATCTAACTCAGAGCAAACACGACAGCATCAGTTCACAATACTTTATTATGGAGCGCCGTCGtatcatacaaaaaataaaaaaaacactgactTTTTTAATGGCTGCGAATTTCAGAATTGTAAGATAGTTTTTGATCGTTCCGTGCTCAATACAagtgatattgttttatttgaacaaaCTATGTTAAAGGATAAGATgccaaagaaaagaaataaacagaCCTGGGTATATGAAACATATGAAACTCCATACCATACACAAACtgttgacaaacattttcaattcGATTGGACAATGTCTTATCGTCACGATTCAGATGCTTTCTCGCCGTATGGAATAATCAAACTACGTTCTAGTACCACAGAACAAAATTATACGTCTATTTATTCCAGAAAGACTCACAATGTTGCATGGATAGTTAGTAACTGTCATACAGTTTCAAAAAGGGAAGCTTATGTTCGTCAATTATCAAAGTATATCGATGTGGATATTTATGGCAGATGTGGTAATTTCTCAATTGCGGGTACACCATATGAAAGCAGGAAGAGACTTagtgaaaaatacaaatttgttttatcgTTTGAAAACTCATTGTGTAAAGACTACATGACTGAAAAAATCTTTTCTGTCTATGTTGCTGATGTAAACATAATTCCTATAGTAAGAGGTGCACCAAACGTAGGAGATTATTTACCAGTAAATACCTACATATCAACATCAGATTTTACCTCTCCTATGAAATTGGCCAGATTCCTTAAAAAGGTTGGAAATAGCGAGACCTCTTATATTTCTTATCTTaaggaaaaagacaaatattataCCTACTCTAATCCAAATGACGAGACAGGAATGTGTAACCTATGTAGACTCATTAACAGAGGATATCAGAGGAGATATACTTTAAATATTCATCAATGGCTTTGGGAGGGACAATGTATTAGTCCAAGTGATGTGTAA